A region from the Bactrocera dorsalis isolate Fly_Bdor chromosome 1, ASM2337382v1, whole genome shotgun sequence genome encodes:
- the LOC105229243 gene encoding mediator of RNA polymerase II transcription subunit 11: protein MAHNPLDKIHALDEIEQEIITCLQSAGQALQELSKEKSSQKSAETQTQQFIKSLSNVESKLSEQINYLTQVSTGQPHEGSGYASAKVLQMAWHRIQHARSRVRELEESKAKYTHAARQQQQQRQQQHAQQLAQQQQQMAQQQLQQSHDNSINPGMSNAGATQMGQQAPN from the exons ATGGCACATAATCCCTTAGACAAAATACACGCATTAGATGAAATAGAACAAGAAATTATAACGTGTCTACAAAGTGcag gtcAGGCGTTGCAGGAACTTAGCAAGGAAAAATCCTCGCAGAAAAGTGCTGAAACCCAAACGCAACAATTTATCAAATCTTTATCCAATGTGGAATCAAAATTAAGcgagcaaataaattatttaacacaGGTCTCCACAGGACAACCGCACGAAGGTTCTGGATATGCCTCTGCAAAAGTTCTACAAATGGCTTGGCATAGAATACAACATGCACGCTCTAGAGTGCGTGAGCTAGAAGAATCTAAA gcgAAATATACACATGCTGctcgacaacaacagcaacagcgacaacaacaacatgcacagCAGTTagcgcagcaacagcaacaaatggcTCAGCAACAGCTTCAGCAAAGTCACGATAATTCTATAAATCCAGGAATGTCTAACGCTGGAGCAACACAAATGGGGCAACAAGCTCCAAATTAA
- the LOC105229382 gene encoding nuclear fragile X mental retardation-interacting protein 1, with product MDNSKKFALPSPNFHKKMESPLTVRPHFLTPSGMTLHARHQPPPMYGKRGPTYPSKYLQTENKNKFVKVEAAQTEAVEPEYCEACDMELQSNDDLRRHKLQHEKCPVDNCNYRGHPSVMDKHVATLHSSGLFDKFKKLSSPEEIAAWREERKRKYPTLENSLMRQRAKEQREKRGERLEAHNGRFGKQEDRKRAQTNHCSETNKRNHNQQQKLKGQNGIEKRNRNKNKRRKKEEVKKLDEKKQNDVIANIKSAKTALVEENIQENDISCNDIIMFKGTSKLANYNHVKPKKPKETNVLSSLLGMYGSDEDSENDYSNNEMDDKDTDNLIDDKLNETICTDTCASDNGLSINPLENSTHLPPVSSLNVEKVEDTESGNIAEVHCNKSLENVDIVNNPDTSEAITIATEKNENVSDNSVDTVQSLNPQNADLVCSDDEAPEEAPIARSSDLPISTKSSQPSVRRNDGASNDNNQQPTNRIKKADPVARINKQQSGLDYRKARLRKQNTLLEKLLEPDIRHERNVLLQCVRYVCENNFFGIGEKKIEN from the exons ATGGATAATTCGAAAAAATTCGCTTTACCTTCCCcgaatttccataaaaaaatggaatcaCCTTTAACAGTGAGGCCTCACTTTCTTACACCATCTGGAATGACCTTACATGCACGACATCAGCCACCGCCAATGTATGGAAAACGGGGACCCACGTACCCTTCAAAATACCTTCAaacggaaaataaaaataaa TTTGTTAAAGTAGAGGCTGCGCAAACCGAAGCTGTTGAGCCTGAATATTGCGAAGCTTGTGACATGGAGTTACAGTCCAATGATGATCTACGGCGACACAAATTACAACATGAGAAATGTCCAGTAGATAATTGTAACTATCGAGGACATCCATCAGTAATGGACAAACATGTCGCAACACTTCACAGTTCTGGTTTATttgataaattcaaaaagcTTAGTTCGCCTGAGGAAATAGCTGCTTGGCGCGAAGAACGGAAAAGAAA atATCCCACATTAGAAAACTCTTTAATGAGGCAACGTGCTAAGGAGCAGCGTGAAAAGAGAGGTGAACGTCTTGAAGCCCATAATGGTAGGTTTGGAAAGCAAGAGGATCGTAAACGGGCACAAACAAATCATTGCTCTGAAACGAATAAAAGAAACcacaatcagcaacaaaaactaaaaggTCAGAATGGTATTGAAAAAAGGAAccgcaataaaaataaacgcCGTAAGAAGGAAGAAGTTAAAAAACTTGACGAGAAAAAGCAAAATGATGTCATAGCAAATATAAAGTCAGCAAAGACCGCACTTGTGGAAGAAAATATCCAAGAAAATGATATAAGCTGCAATGATATTATAATGTTTAAAGGAACAAGTAAATTGGCCAATTATAACCACGTTAAGCCGAAGAAACCGAAAGAAACGAACGTATTGAGCAGCCTACTTGGAATGTATGGGTCGGATGAAGACTCTGAGAATGACTACAGCAATAATGAAATGGATGATAAAGACACAGATAATTTAATTGACGACAAATTAAATGAGACAATTTGTACTGATACATGTGCGAGTGATAATGGACTGTCAATAAATCCTCTCGAGAATTCCACACATCTGCCCCCAGTTAGTTCACTTAATGTTGAAAAAGTAGAAGATACAGAATCTGGAAATATCGCAGAGGTACACTGCAATAAATCTTTGGAAAATGTCGATATAGTGAATAATCCCGATACGAGTGAAGCGATCACGATCGCAacagaaaaaaacgaaaatgtaaGCGATAATTCGGTTGATACTGTTCAAAGTTTAAATCCCCAAAATGCAGATTTAGTCTGTTCAGATGATGAAGCACCGGAGGAAGCACCAATAGCTCGCTCATCTGATTTGCCGATCTCTACGAAATCTTCACAACCAAGTGTGCGAAGAAATGATGGAGCAAGTAATGATAATAATCAGCAACCCactaatagaattaaaaaagcGGATCCAGTTGCCAGAATTAATAAGCAACAATCAGGGTTAGATTATCGAAAAGCACGTTTgcgaaaacaaaacacattgtTAGAAAAACTACTAGAGCCGGACATTCGGCACGAGCGAAATGTGTTATTACAGTGCGTGCGTTATGTTTGCGAAAATAACTTCTTCGGTATAGGCGAAAAAAAGATAGAAAACTGA
- the LOC105229244 gene encoding la protein homolog translates to MADVADIPVEEVKNGASEKAEEVATENPTIIADEIKKDSAAEIKEDSAEEKSDVAEETKKDSSEDENAGDVQLTKQERAIIRQVEYYFSDANLRRDKFLLEQISKDEEGWVPLSVLLTFKRLSSLSTDPVEIIDSLIKSDEGLLEISEDKEKLRRHPERPIPEHNEEQRKEVQSRTAYAKGFPLETTMSELIDFFAPYEKVLHITMRKYLDKPTKTYKFKGSVFVTFAKKEQAQEFIEKDKVLYKERELVRKWQDMYYEDKKEETKSKSKKGKAKVEEEKLQLPKGTVVYFENCTDVVTRELLREAVEKIEGNWEIAYIDYSKGDKTGHIRFSDENNGSQFLEKLTENKLKLSDDLELVLRTLSEEEEKTYLAKAVEQMKSRRNHHNKNKFGHGNRKRRGGHEHRNDEKKRRS, encoded by the exons ATGGCTGATGTTGCTGATATTCCCGTTGAAGAGGTGAAAAATGGTGCGTCCGAAAAAGCCGAAGAAGTAGCGACTGAAAATCCTACAATAATTgcagatgaaataaaaaaagactcGGCAGCGGAAATTAAAGAAGACAGCGCTGAGGAAAAAAGCGATGTTGCAGAAGAAACCAAAAAAGATAGTTCCGAAGATGAAAACGCTGGTGACGTGCAACTGACCAAACAAGAGCGGGCTATTATACGTCAAGTGGAATATTATTTCAGTGACGCTAATTTGCGTCGTGATAAATTTTTGTTGGAGCAGATCTCCAAAGATGAAGAGGGCTGGGTACCTCTTTCCGTCTTATTAACATTCAAACGTTTATCATCTTTGAGTACCGATCCGGTTGAGATCATTGATTCCCTTATAAAGTCAGATGAAGGTTTACTCGAAATTAGTGAAGATAAGGAAAAGCTTCGCCGTCATCCAGAACGTCCTATTCCAGAACACAATGAGGAACAACGTAAAGAAGTGCAATCACGAACTGCATATGCTAAAGGTTTTCCATTGGAAACCACCATGTCGGAGTTGATTGATTTCTTCGCACCTTATGAAAAGGTGTTGCATATTACCATGCGCAAGTACCTAGACAAACCCACCAAAACATATAAATTCAAAGGCAGCGTTTTTGTAACATTTGCGAAGAAAGAGCAAGCGCAAGAGTTCATCGAGAAGGATAAG GTACTCTATAAAGAACGTGAACTTGTACGCAAATGGCAAGATATGTATTATGAagataaaaaagaagagacaaAGTCTAAATCAAAGAAGGGCAAAGCCAAAGTAGAAGAAGAAAAGTTACAACTGCCTAAAGGAACTGTTGTGTACTTCGAAAATTGTACAGATGTTGTTACCCGCGAATTATTGCGTGAGGCTGTAGAAAAAATTGAAGGCAACTGGGAAATTGCTTATATTGATTATAGCAAAGGCGACAAAACAGGTCATATCCGCTTTTCGGACGAAAACAATGGATCTCAGTTCCTCGAAAAATTGACTGAAAACAAG TTAAAACTGAGCGATGACTTGGAGCTGGTGTTGCGTACGCTCTcggaagaagaagagaagaccTATTTGGCTAAGGCTGTTGAACAAATGAAAAGTCGACGAAACCACCACAACAAGAATAAGTTCGGTCACGGCAATCGCAAGCGTCGTGGCGGGCACGAGCATCGCAATGACGAAAAGAAAAGGCGATCTTAA